ACTTTTAGGTCCTTAGGTATTGCCTGTTCTGTTTTGCCATTTCCTCTCTTCCTTACTTTTCTTATTGACAGGATACATACATCTATTTTTGTTTTTTCATTCTCTGCCGTTTGCCCTTCATTCTTTCCATCGTTGTCATTCTTTTCTTCTACTTTTTATGGTATACATACTTGTATTTATCCTCATATCCTTTCTGTATCGCTTTCGGAATATGTTTTTCTATTCTTCCATCCCAATAGATATGATAGGTCACGATACTAGGTTCATCTACAGCCAGCGGATTGATGTCATTTCGCAGTGCCATTGCAGATTTCATTACTTGTCGCTCGCTGGGAATGGGTATTTGTCCAGAGGTTTGGAAACTGATACAATCTGTACAGCCCATGACACATGTCCCCTTGCTTGTCCCCAGTAATGGAGATGAGCCGTTGATGGAAACACCGTCATACGCCCCCGCCCAACTGACAAAGGCTGGGACACATGGCTTAGGCGGCCACGACTTTTTACACATCGTGAAGCCTGCACCTTCAAAAACATTGCCTAATGTCTTGTCTGTAGCTGCCAGCTTGCCATTCATGCAAATGGCCTGATTGTCTGTCACCTTCAGAAAGCCAGGTGTGGAGCCGAACTTGCATTGGCATATTGCCCTGTTTACAATATATTCATCTTTCATTCCGTCCCCTCCATTCGCTTGAGTTCTAATCTTCTTGTGTAAAATCCTTTGTCTTCTATTTCAACCTCCAACATCAACTGTATATGATTAAACATTCCTTTCTCAATCTTATGCACATACGCCTTACCTTTATGGGATAGAATCTTTCTGTCTGTCTTGATTTCTGGAATCGTCAACAGCATCTCTTCCTCTTCTTCTTTTACTATCGCCAAGTGAAAAGAGATAATATCTCCTACAAATGGAAAATCAACTAATCGATACTCATACCTTGTAATATCTAAGCCTATCGTTACTAACTGATAAATGTTACTCAGTGAAATGAGCCGCAAGAGTTTCTTCTCATCCCCTAATCTTTCTATACACCTTTCAACATACTGAACAATCAACGGGGTTTGCTCATAGTAATCCATTATTCGCTGACCTTCTTTGACATATCGTTCTCGCATCCCATTGGCATTTACAACTTCTTTCAATAGTCCCAAATGGTCTAGGCGAATGGTCTGGGGATAGAGTGCTTTGCCGAGCCAAGACATTACAAAGTCGAAATCCCCAGGTGGTTTGCCATTAATGCTGTCATTCCCAATATTAGTAATAGTAATATCAAAAGGATGTTTATATTCCACATTGATATTTTTCTCATAAGATGATTTATGTCCATTTGGAAAAACCATTTCTGAGAAGAAATAATAGTAACCTTTTTGTATAACCATATCAACATTTTTACTATCCTTGTATGATGACACGTCTTCCTGTACTCGTTGCAGGGTTAGAAATAGAATCTTCTGCAGATAAGTGCAGAAAACACCTTCTTATCGATTTTAGGAGTTTGTCAGTCCAGCGTCCATAAGTAAAATCTATTCCCATCTTATACTCCTTACCTCTCTCATCCACCCAATCTTTAACGTTTATCCTATAGATTTTTCGTGATGCAAAAAATTCACCCATCAAAAATCTTGCAACATGTATCAATTCTTTATCCTCAGGAGGTATCTCTTGATACTTCTTCGTTCCATCCGTCACTCTAAAATCAAGATCATTGTCCACGGCTACTTGATGCATAATTTTCAATGGTATTCGAGCATAATGATTCTTGACATTACGGCAGGGAGCATCTAAACTCATTGGCTTTTTTATATAGTATTCTATAGCTTTATTATAATCAGAAACTGATATCCACTGTCTATCCCGTAAATCTGTTAAAGATATATAGCCTCTGAAATCTTTACTATCTTTATCATGAATAGTCTTTTGCGAAGGGAATTTGCTTCCCATATACAAGATTTCTTTCTCTGCATCTGCATACCCACCACCAATGTCACTATGGGCTCCCGGTAATGCATATTCAATACACTTCTTCTCCTTTTCATATGCTGAACTAACTGTTGTCAAAGGGAAATAGCATCGATAATCATCTGCTGCAACCAAATGAACAACCATTGATACATTTTGAGGAATATATAAACTTTCGTCTTTACTACTATCATATAGAACCCTTGTTTTATGGGACGCCACCGTATCAAACAAGCCTAAAAAATTAATATAATATTCAATTTCATTAGCTCTATTTATATTGCAAGATTTTAGTTTTTTTGACAAGAGGTTATTCTTTACAAAAATCTTTCTTGCAAAAATACGACTTTCTGTTGCTCCGCGGCTAAATCCGAAAACATCAAACGTGATACTTTTAATAATTTTCTTGTTCATATTATTATATATGGACAACACCTTATCCTCAATTACTTTGAAAGCTCTATCTACTTTCGCATCAATGCCAGTATCTCCCATTCCAAGTCCTTCTCCAATCACAACACTATCGCCTTTCCCCGATGACGATAGTCCTTCTTCCTCATCAAAATAGCGACTACCTCCTACGGGAGCTTCCGTTCCCGGTCCTTCTATATAAACCTTTTCTTGATATGGGATACTCGTATCATACATTTCCCACAATATAGCAACATTAGAACACCCACTTTTATAGCTATCATAACCTTTAGATGGTTTATATTTCTTCTGCCCCTTTTTATCCATATACGCTTCATAACCCTTTTTGAACTGTTCCTTTGCTCTTTGGTTGAAGTACACATTATATTTATTGTTACCTGTTCCATCAAAAAACACACCGATGGTAATATCTATGGAATCATTGGGCCTTTTATTAGGATTCTTATCGGGAAGTTCAATGCCACACTTCCTATTTGTATATATTTCTTTCATACTATGCTCCTATATATTTCCGAACCTCTTCGCCTTCATAATTCCAATAGAATAAGTGGTCGTCATCTTTTTCATTCTCAGGTGTAACCTTAAAAACATCTATTTGACAATTCTTTAAATAATACTTATTGTCTCCCACTTGCAAATAGATATCAAACCGATTATTATATTTGCTTACTTTTACCATAAATTTCCCTCTTACATTCGCTGTCTTATGGCTAAAGCCTTTGGAGAACATGTCCAACACTTCTTGCTCGTCAAAGAAAAACTCGCCCGTATAAGTTGTATCTGCAACATTCCATTTCAAATAGAGTTGCTTGGGGCGAGACTGTTCTCCTACTTTTACACCATCGCAAGCATAATTGAACTCTCCATTTATGAAGTGTTTAGCAAAATGAAAACTATCTATCTTGCAGAGATTATCTTCAAATTCGAATTCAATATCATAATTAAAGCGTTCCTGATACTTGCTCCAAAGTTCATAAGGAACACCATTTTCCTTGAGATTGACAACCTGTTCCTTATTCAGATTTCCTTTGCAATAGTCTTCAACAGTGCTATCAACGAGAAGTGCGTCTTTGGCAAAATCGCCAAGCGACATATCTATAGCATCTGATTGCAAAGTATCACACACCAAACTATATCTTGCAATGCCATTCAAATATAACCATATTTTCCCTCCCGGAAGCAAAGTGACAAGGAAACAAGAGTAGTTTTCATGCTTTTGTTCATTTTCATACCCCTCTTGGAATAAACTAAGAATTCTTGCCTGAAGTTTTTCAGAAAAGGCTATGTCTGCCTTGTAAAATTTACGTTCTGTATATGATAGCCACAAAACTTCTAAACGATTAGGCATAGCAAGCCCCTCACCATCCAAGTCTGCGAAACTTACTTCACCTTTACTTATTCCTATCCCTGCATTGGCAAAAGAACTCATAATGGGATACTTCTGCCCTTGGCCAAACCCCACAAAGCCATATTTCACTTCTACCGGATAATTGCGGGGCGCTGTGACATTGGCAACCCATGGAAATGTTGTTCTTGTGCTCATATCTTGTTTGTTATTACAGGCTATAGCCATCACACACAATGTGGCAGCTAAAAGTCCTACTAATAGATGTCTCTTCATTCTATCCTTTTGCTATATCTACTTTATCACTGCTCTTGATGTACATTTTATCCTGTGCAGCGATGATCATTCGCTTATCTGACTCTATATTGGTTTCACCTAAAGAATGAATATCCACGCTCTTCTCTGAAGTAACCCGTAGGCTGCCTTTCGTTTCACGCTTTTCATCACCACCAATGCTAATTATGTTATTTTTAGAAATAGAGACCGTCGAGTTTTGGTTCACCATTAAACTACTATTACCTTCAACATTAACACTTGCTTCTTCTCCTATCTGCATATTAAAGTTTTTCCCCACGTTTACATTCATATTCTCCGTCTGCCAG
The nucleotide sequence above comes from Segatella oris. Encoded proteins:
- a CDS encoding PAAR-like protein, with amino-acid sequence MKDEYIVNRAICQCKFGSTPGFLKVTDNQAICMNGKLAATDKTLGNVFEGAGFTMCKKSWPPKPCVPAFVSWAGAYDGVSINGSSPLLGTSKGTCVMGCTDCISFQTSGQIPIPSERQVMKSAMALRNDINPLAVDEPSIVTYHIYWDGRIEKHIPKAIQKGYEDKYKYVYHKK
- a CDS encoding phospholipase effector Tle1 domain-containing protein, producing the protein MKEIYTNRKCGIELPDKNPNKRPNDSIDITIGVFFDGTGNNKYNVYFNQRAKEQFKKGYEAYMDKKGQKKYKPSKGYDSYKSGCSNVAILWEMYDTSIPYQEKVYIEGPGTEAPVGGSRYFDEEEGLSSSGKGDSVVIGEGLGMGDTGIDAKVDRAFKVIEDKVLSIYNNMNKKIIKSITFDVFGFSRGATESRIFARKIFVKNNLLSKKLKSCNINRANEIEYYINFLGLFDTVASHKTRVLYDSSKDESLYIPQNVSMVVHLVAADDYRCYFPLTTVSSAYEKEKKCIEYALPGAHSDIGGGYADAEKEILYMGSKFPSQKTIHDKDSKDFRGYISLTDLRDRQWISVSDYNKAIEYYIKKPMSLDAPCRNVKNHYARIPLKIMHQVAVDNDLDFRVTDGTKKYQEIPPEDKELIHVARFLMGEFFASRKIYRINVKDWVDERGKEYKMGIDFTYGRWTDKLLKSIRRCFLHLSAEDSISNPATSTGRRVIIQG
- a CDS encoding DUF2931 family protein — translated: MAIACNNKQDMSTRTTFPWVANVTAPRNYPVEVKYGFVGFGQGQKYPIMSSFANAGIGISKGEVSFADLDGEGLAMPNRLEVLWLSYTERKFYKADIAFSEKLQARILSLFQEGYENEQKHENYSCFLVTLLPGGKIWLYLNGIARYSLVCDTLQSDAIDMSLGDFAKDALLVDSTVEDYCKGNLNKEQVVNLKENGVPYELWSKYQERFNYDIEFEFEDNLCKIDSFHFAKHFINGEFNYACDGVKVGEQSRPKQLYLKWNVADTTYTGEFFFDEQEVLDMFSKGFSHKTANVRGKFMVKVSKYNNRFDIYLQVGDNKYYLKNCQIDVFKVTPENEKDDDHLFYWNYEGEEVRKYIGA